The Arachis ipaensis cultivar K30076 chromosome B07, Araip1.1, whole genome shotgun sequence genome includes a window with the following:
- the LOC107606782 gene encoding serine/threonine-protein phosphatase 7 long form homolog: protein MVDWNYDWPLVSTLVERWQSESHHIFHMSCGKMMMIILNDVAYQMGLNIDEDPISGCIDLRGMLFPDASDSRLHMRWLPLLEDLDCYGQLSWDSANLAQLYHQRCRATDYRQPNLGRCKWLLQSWAYISSHPELPAF, encoded by the exons ATGGTTGATTGGAACTATGATTGGCCTTTGGTATCTACGTTGGTAGAGAGATGGCAGTCAGAGTCTCATCATATCTTTCACATGTCATGTGggaagatgatgatgattattctAAACGACGTGGCATATCAAATGGGTCTGAATATTGATGAAGACCCAATTAGTGGATGCATTG ATCTTAGGGGCATGCTATTTCCAGATGCATCTGACTCCCGCCTGCACATGAGGTGGTTACCTCTGTTGGAGGACCTGGACTGCTATGGCCAATTGTCCTGGGATTCAGCCAATCTTGCGCAATTGTACCACCAGAGATGTCGTGCTACAGACTATAGGCAACCAAATTTGGGCAGATGCAAATGGTTGCTTCAATCATGGGCATATATATCATCGCATCCCGAGCTGCCGGCCTTCTGA